In Candidatus Methylomirabilota bacterium, one genomic interval encodes:
- a CDS encoding CaiB/BaiF CoA-transferase family protein, with protein MSPDPSLLAGLTVLDFSRVLAGPYCTRLLADLGARVIKVERPAEGDEVRRGAAQLVEVRNDQSSYFIRINVGKLGVAIDLAQPKGREVALDLVRVADVVVENFAPGVMTRLGCDYATASAIKPDLVYCSISGFGQTGPLASMTAFAHIINAMSGLMDLEREPDPHPRVSYLQAADVLAGTHAFGAILAALLRRNRTGAGAWLDVSMLECLVSAEDVTFGSVLNGGPVWPGPRPGMIVHRIGQRELAMQTVGAPQLWSRLLGLMGRPELNDDPRFATPIARRQNWPALREIIVDWLGRFASVDEAVQTLTRARLPAVPVLSPQEVIEHPHMIARGAFAEVPHPARGRVRVTATPVRVDGQAPGPRGPAPYRVGEHTHKVLTEILGYAPERIDELCTLGAIE; from the coding sequence GTGAGCCCCGACCCGAGCCTCCTCGCAGGCCTCACCGTCCTCGACTTCTCGCGCGTCCTGGCCGGTCCCTACTGCACGCGCCTGCTCGCCGACCTGGGCGCTCGCGTGATCAAAGTGGAGCGCCCCGCCGAGGGCGACGAGGTGCGCCGGGGCGCGGCCCAGCTCGTCGAGGTCCGGAACGATCAGAGCAGCTACTTCATCCGCATCAACGTCGGCAAGCTGGGGGTCGCCATCGACCTGGCCCAGCCCAAGGGCCGAGAGGTCGCCCTCGATCTGGTCCGGGTGGCCGACGTGGTCGTGGAGAACTTCGCCCCCGGCGTCATGACCCGGCTGGGCTGCGACTACGCGACCGCCTCGGCCATCAAGCCCGACCTCGTCTACTGCTCGATCTCGGGGTTCGGCCAGACCGGGCCGCTGGCCTCCATGACAGCCTTCGCCCACATCATCAACGCCATGTCGGGGCTGATGGACCTGGAGCGCGAGCCCGATCCGCACCCCCGGGTTTCCTACCTGCAGGCGGCCGACGTGCTGGCTGGCACCCACGCCTTCGGCGCCATCCTGGCCGCGCTGTTGCGCCGGAACCGGACCGGCGCTGGCGCCTGGCTGGACGTCTCGATGCTCGAGTGTCTGGTGTCGGCCGAGGACGTGACGTTCGGCAGCGTGCTGAACGGCGGCCCCGTCTGGCCCGGGCCGCGCCCCGGCATGATCGTGCACCGGATCGGCCAGCGGGAGCTCGCCATGCAGACGGTCGGCGCCCCGCAGCTGTGGTCGCGGCTGCTCGGATTGATGGGGCGGCCGGAGCTGAACGACGATCCGCGCTTCGCGACGCCGATCGCCCGGCGCCAGAACTGGCCGGCCCTGCGCGAAATCATCGTCGACTGGCTCGGCCGCTTCGCGAGCGTGGACGAGGCGGTGCAAACGCTCACGCGCGCCCGCCTTCCCGCGGTCCCGGTGCTGTCTCCCCAGGAGGTGATCGAGCACCCGCACATGATCGCCCGCGGCGCCTTCGCCGAGGTGCCGCATCCGGCCCGCGGCCGCGTGCGGGTCACGGCGACGCCGGTCCGGGTCGACGGGCAGGCGCCCGGCCCGCGCGGCCCCGCGCCCTACCGGGTCGGTGAGCACACGCACAAGGTCCTCACCGAGATCCTGGGCTACGCGCCGGAGCGGATCGACGAGCTCTGCACGCTGGGGGCGATCGAGA
- a CDS encoding cupin domain-containing protein, translated as MTREQDFHQRMHAAYLYGLWELASEMTRHPQPRAVPYLWTSSLLESLVRESGEVVPVGEERRALQLFNPGLDGRWATTNTMIAAVQLLLPGEVARAHRHTPTAIRFIMDGEGAYTAVDGERVYMMPGDLILTPSWTWHDHGNETDKPVVWMDGLDVPLVQALNAMFFQLYDQPRVPLSKPNNASAQLHGHVGLSPTWVKERQLSSPLLLYSWAKTWPSLAALRDVEGDEYDGIALEYTHPQTGRSLLPTMACWIQMLRPGQRLKAHRHTGSAVYYVVQGAGETIADGCRFAWGRGDILALPAWALHEHANVSTSDPAVLFSIQDRPVLEALGLYREEPFVENGGHQTVISTFKA; from the coding sequence GTGACTCGTGAACAGGACTTCCACCAGCGGATGCACGCTGCCTACCTCTACGGCCTCTGGGAGCTCGCCAGCGAGATGACGCGGCACCCCCAGCCCAGAGCCGTCCCCTACCTCTGGACGTCATCGCTGCTGGAGTCGCTGGTGCGAGAGTCGGGAGAGGTCGTGCCGGTCGGAGAGGAGCGCCGGGCGTTGCAGCTGTTCAACCCCGGCCTCGATGGCCGATGGGCAACGACCAACACCATGATTGCCGCCGTCCAGCTCCTCCTGCCGGGCGAGGTGGCCCGTGCCCACCGTCATACGCCGACGGCGATCCGCTTCATCATGGACGGTGAAGGCGCCTACACCGCCGTTGACGGTGAGCGTGTCTACATGATGCCCGGCGACCTCATCCTGACGCCGAGCTGGACGTGGCACGATCACGGCAACGAGACCGACAAGCCGGTGGTCTGGATGGACGGTCTCGACGTCCCCCTGGTGCAGGCCCTCAACGCCATGTTCTTTCAGCTCTACGACCAGCCCCGGGTGCCGCTGAGCAAGCCGAACAACGCCTCGGCTCAGCTCCACGGCCATGTCGGCCTGAGCCCGACCTGGGTGAAGGAGCGACAGCTCTCCTCGCCACTGCTGCTCTACTCCTGGGCGAAGACGTGGCCGTCGCTGGCTGCCCTGCGCGACGTGGAAGGCGACGAGTACGACGGCATCGCCCTCGAGTACACGCACCCCCAGACCGGCCGCTCCCTGCTGCCGACGATGGCCTGCTGGATTCAGATGCTCCGCCCTGGCCAGCGATTGAAGGCCCACCGTCACACCGGCAGCGCCGTGTACTACGTCGTCCAGGGCGCCGGGGAGACGATCGCCGACGGCTGCCGCTTCGCCTGGGGCCGGGGCGACATCCTGGCGCTGCCGGCCTGGGCCCTCCACGAACACGCGAACGTGTCCACGAGTGACCCTGCCGTGCTCTTTTCCATCCAGGACCGGCCGGTCCTGGAGGCCCTGGGCCTGTACCGCGAAGAGCCGTTCGTAGAGAACGGCGGCCACCAGACGGTGATTTCGACCTTCAAGGCCTGA
- a CDS encoding MmgE/PrpD family protein, which translates to MSLTYSLGAFVAGLTYDRIPAEAVRVARMGFIDCTGTMIAGRNEAAPQILRRTLDVGSGGPATLYFSALRAPAPEAAWINGTAGHALDYDDVALRGHPSTVLVPAILAEGEVLGVSGEDLLTAYLAGYEAWAELVWRERGFHHVKGWHPTGIFGPIGAAAACASLHRLDATRAAMAIALGASQSAGLMANFGTMTKPFHAGRAAHAGLLAARLAAAGFTAHLDALEHPQGFLSATSQHGEVDRSTEPASLGKEWRILTEGLSIKKYPTCYCTHRAIDGALALFKSHPVDPEEVREIRVAISDRFATILRNHRPRTGLEAKFSMEFAMSSALVARRVGLPELSDVFVRRDDIQAMIERVAIDTTTEYDTDNSGAAPFDRVTVTLDSGRSLQGPQVRRATGHADVPLSDAELFEKFQGCLEAGGAGHQASTLFDRLITLEKTRARELASPA; encoded by the coding sequence ATGTCACTGACCTACTCGCTCGGGGCCTTCGTCGCCGGACTGACCTACGACCGGATCCCTGCCGAGGCGGTGCGGGTGGCCCGCATGGGGTTCATCGACTGCACCGGCACGATGATCGCCGGCCGCAACGAGGCCGCGCCTCAGATCCTCCGCCGCACGCTCGATGTCGGCTCGGGCGGCCCGGCGACGCTGTACTTCAGCGCCTTGCGGGCCCCTGCCCCCGAGGCCGCCTGGATCAACGGGACGGCGGGGCACGCGCTCGACTACGATGACGTTGCGCTGCGGGGTCACCCCAGCACCGTGCTGGTTCCCGCGATCCTCGCCGAGGGCGAGGTGCTCGGCGTCTCGGGCGAAGACTTGCTCACCGCGTACCTCGCGGGCTACGAGGCGTGGGCGGAGCTCGTCTGGCGGGAACGCGGATTCCACCACGTCAAGGGCTGGCACCCGACCGGCATCTTTGGCCCGATCGGCGCCGCCGCGGCCTGCGCCTCGCTGCACAGGCTCGACGCGACCCGGGCGGCGATGGCCATCGCCCTCGGGGCATCACAGAGCGCCGGACTGATGGCGAACTTCGGCACGATGACGAAGCCGTTTCATGCCGGCCGCGCCGCGCACGCCGGACTGCTGGCCGCGCGGCTCGCCGCCGCGGGATTCACCGCCCATCTCGACGCGCTGGAGCACCCGCAGGGGTTCCTGTCGGCCACCTCGCAGCACGGCGAGGTCGACCGCTCCACCGAGCCGGCCTCGCTCGGCAAGGAGTGGCGCATCCTCACCGAAGGGCTCTCGATCAAGAAGTATCCGACGTGCTATTGCACGCATCGGGCGATCGACGGCGCCCTCGCGCTCTTCAAGAGCCACCCCGTCGACCCGGAGGAGGTCCGCGAGATCCGCGTCGCGATCAGCGACCGCTTCGCGACCATCCTGCGCAACCACCGCCCCAGGACGGGTCTCGAGGCCAAGTTCAGCATGGAGTTCGCGATGAGCAGCGCGCTCGTCGCCCGCCGTGTCGGGCTGCCCGAGCTCAGCGACGTGTTCGTCCGGCGGGATGACATCCAGGCGATGATCGAGCGCGTCGCCATCGACACGACGACCGAGTACGACACGGACAACTCCGGCGCCGCGCCCTTCGACCGGGTGACGGTGACGCTCGACTCCGGCCGGAGCCTGCAGGGCCCGCAGGTCCGCCGCGCCACCGGCCACGCCGACGTGCCGCTTTCGGATGCCGAGCTGTTCGAGAAGTTTCAGGGCTGTCTCGAGGCCGGCGGCGCCGGCCACCAGGCCAGTACTCTGTTCGACCGGCTGATCACCCTCGAGAAAACCCGGGCGCGGGAGCTCGCAAGCCCGGCCTGA
- a CDS encoding amidohydrolase family protein, which translates to MRYELISADCHVDLCWLPPDLFTTNASPEMRERMPYVTDGPAGPVWTTKKGANLGHVNGMGSAGRQYVPGKIHRADRMAATGLYEDGRRGIRRLTDPELRIKDQDRDGVQAEVLYGVLGASSRLNDPEASVEVMRIYNEWLADFCATHPERFAGLASIPNHPVDAAITEVERVAKRGILRGLDIANSPDLKPLWDPYWNPLWEAVNATGLPLHFHTVGGYTPDHIRKIVLLGSDPTRAALPDAPAVELPVARAAFAVNLTAFQINMANVLTSMVFGGALERYPRLRLVLGEAGIGWIPYVLWRMDAEWEDQFKDLSLKMPPSDYWRRQCWATYQTDPIGVKLLDELGADKVMWGSDFPHPDGVWPDSREYIERELGHLPADARRKIVCENAARLYGFSLS; encoded by the coding sequence ATGCGCTACGAGCTCATCTCCGCCGACTGCCACGTCGACCTGTGCTGGCTGCCGCCTGATCTGTTCACCACCAACGCCTCGCCCGAGATGCGCGAGCGCATGCCGTACGTCACTGACGGGCCGGCCGGGCCCGTGTGGACGACGAAGAAGGGCGCCAACCTGGGGCACGTCAACGGGATGGGCTCGGCCGGACGACAGTACGTCCCGGGCAAGATCCATCGGGCCGATCGCATGGCTGCCACCGGGCTCTACGAGGACGGCCGGCGGGGCATCCGCCGCCTCACCGATCCCGAGCTCCGGATCAAGGACCAGGACCGTGACGGCGTGCAGGCCGAGGTCCTCTACGGCGTACTCGGCGCCAGCAGCCGGCTCAACGACCCCGAGGCGTCGGTGGAGGTGATGCGCATCTACAACGAGTGGCTGGCGGACTTCTGCGCGACGCATCCCGAGCGCTTCGCGGGCCTGGCCTCCATCCCCAACCATCCCGTCGACGCCGCCATCACCGAGGTGGAGCGCGTGGCCAAGCGCGGCATACTACGCGGGCTCGACATCGCCAACTCGCCCGACCTCAAGCCGCTGTGGGACCCGTACTGGAACCCGCTGTGGGAGGCCGTCAATGCCACCGGGCTGCCGCTGCACTTCCACACGGTGGGCGGCTACACGCCGGACCACATCCGGAAGATCGTCCTCCTGGGCTCCGACCCCACCCGCGCCGCGCTGCCTGACGCGCCGGCCGTCGAGCTGCCGGTTGCGCGGGCGGCGTTCGCGGTGAACCTCACCGCCTTCCAGATCAATATGGCCAACGTGCTCACCTCGATGGTCTTCGGCGGCGCGCTCGAGCGCTACCCGCGGCTGAGGCTGGTGCTGGGCGAGGCCGGGATCGGCTGGATCCCCTACGTGCTCTGGCGGATGGACGCCGAGTGGGAGGACCAGTTCAAGGACCTGTCGCTGAAGATGCCGCCCAGCGACTACTGGCGGCGCCAGTGCTGGGCCACGTACCAGACCGACCCGATCGGGGTCAAGCTGCTGGACGAGCTGGGCGCGGACAAGGTCATGTGGGGTTCGGACTTCCCGCACCCCGACGGCGTCTGGCCGGACTCGCGCGAGTACATCGAGCGCGAGCTGGGGCACCTGCCCGCCGACGCGCGTCGCAAGATCGTCTGCGAGAATGCCGCCCGGCTCTACGGCTTTTCGCTCTCGTGA
- a CDS encoding acyl-CoA dehydrogenase family protein, whose product MEFGFTRDEQAFRDEVRRFATEHPAARFPLDGMDAGYGSGAHSRAFLEALGARGWLAMTWPRACGGAERPLFFKLVLLEELAGAGAPFGPLAGCWQTAEAIIAYGTERLRREVLPAIARGEATFWQGYSEPGAGSDLLSLTTEARRDGEHWIIRGHKIWSSHAGIATHGLVLTRTSRQARRSRGFTMFVIPNGTPGMDIRPIRSLTGDVYHYEVFLDDVRVPADLMLGPEGEGFQALLNGLDSDRFWGRYYKAPALERALHQLVEYANTTVVNGAPLARDPVVRRRLAGLATEIAALRTLFYRAACLLRDGAPITYETAVAKVMADELGQKLARLGMDLLGPWGPLRTGSRRARLGGRIAHDYLTSLGHTIAGGTAEILRTTVAVRGLGLPAEPRA is encoded by the coding sequence ATGGAGTTCGGGTTCACCCGCGACGAGCAGGCCTTCCGCGACGAGGTCCGCCGCTTCGCGACCGAGCACCCCGCGGCGCGCTTCCCCCTCGATGGCATGGACGCCGGCTACGGCTCCGGCGCCCACTCGCGCGCCTTCCTCGAGGCCCTGGGGGCCCGCGGCTGGCTGGCCATGACCTGGCCCCGCGCCTGCGGCGGCGCCGAGCGCCCGCTGTTCTTCAAGCTGGTGTTGCTGGAGGAGCTGGCGGGGGCCGGCGCGCCGTTCGGTCCCCTGGCTGGCTGCTGGCAGACGGCCGAGGCGATCATCGCGTACGGCACCGAGCGGCTGCGGCGCGAGGTCCTGCCCGCCATCGCGCGGGGCGAGGCGACGTTCTGGCAGGGCTACAGCGAGCCTGGCGCCGGCTCCGATCTCCTCTCCCTCACCACCGAGGCCAGGCGCGACGGAGAGCACTGGATCATCCGTGGCCACAAGATCTGGTCGAGCCACGCCGGCATCGCCACCCACGGCCTCGTGCTCACGCGCACGAGCCGCCAGGCCCGCCGCAGCCGCGGCTTCACCATGTTCGTGATCCCCAACGGCACGCCCGGCATGGACATCCGGCCGATTCGCAGCCTCACCGGCGACGTCTACCACTACGAGGTGTTTCTCGACGACGTCCGCGTGCCGGCCGACCTCATGCTCGGTCCCGAGGGCGAGGGCTTCCAGGCGTTGCTCAACGGCCTCGACTCCGATCGTTTCTGGGGCCGCTACTACAAGGCCCCGGCCCTGGAGCGGGCGCTCCATCAGCTCGTGGAGTACGCCAACACGACCGTCGTGAACGGCGCGCCGCTGGCGCGCGATCCCGTCGTGCGGCGCCGGCTGGCCGGCCTGGCCACCGAGATCGCCGCCCTGCGCACGCTGTTCTACCGCGCCGCCTGCCTGCTGCGCGACGGCGCGCCGATCACGTACGAGACCGCGGTTGCCAAGGTGATGGCCGACGAGCTGGGCCAGAAGCTCGCGCGCCTGGGGATGGACCTGCTGGGGCCGTGGGGGCCGCTCCGCACAGGATCGCGCCGGGCCCGGCTCGGCGGCCGCATCGCGCACGACTACCTGACGAGCCTGGGCCACACGATCGCCGGCGGCACCGCCGAGATATTGAGGACGACGGTCGCCGTGCGCGGTCTGGGCCTGCCCGCCGAGCCGCGGGCCTGA
- a CDS encoding acyl-CoA dehydrogenase family protein: MDFTLSPAQQLLVATARDFLGKHCPPETAQRLALDTRGFDEGLWRRMAELGWPGLLIPGDLGGSDGTLLDVILLVEEMGRAALPSPFVTSAVVATSLLVAAASVEQRGRLLPAMATGERIATMALVEEDGSFDPTALALRCQAPGRLTGTKLFVRDAHVADDLIVVLGGGDLLLLPADRPGIARLPLDTLSGERTFEVIFDAVEVHAGDQLGAPGRGRGALAAALTAGALARTAEMVGAAQRVLDLAVEHARTRVQGGRPIGGYQAIQHACADLVRDVDASRGLLHVAAWKVSEGLEAGLDVATAKAYAGEACLAVARRAHQIFGAIGYCEEHPLHLLHKRIQAASVDFGDTALHLETVARQIGLR; the protein is encoded by the coding sequence ATGGACTTCACCCTCTCCCCGGCCCAGCAGCTTCTCGTCGCTACCGCCCGGGACTTTCTGGGCAAGCACTGTCCGCCCGAGACAGCCCAGCGCCTGGCCCTGGACACGCGCGGATTCGACGAGGGGCTCTGGCGCCGGATGGCCGAGCTGGGCTGGCCGGGACTGCTGATCCCCGGCGACCTCGGCGGCAGCGACGGCACGCTGCTCGACGTGATCCTGCTGGTGGAGGAGATGGGACGGGCGGCGCTGCCGAGCCCGTTCGTGACGAGCGCGGTGGTGGCCACCTCGCTGCTCGTCGCCGCCGCCAGCGTCGAGCAGCGCGGGCGTCTGCTGCCGGCCATGGCCACAGGGGAACGGATCGCCACGATGGCGCTCGTCGAAGAGGACGGGTCGTTCGATCCGACGGCTCTGGCGCTGCGCTGCCAGGCGCCCGGCCGCCTGACCGGCACCAAGCTGTTCGTCAGGGATGCCCACGTGGCCGACGATCTCATCGTGGTCCTGGGTGGCGGCGACCTGCTCCTGTTACCGGCCGACCGCCCCGGCATCGCGCGGCTGCCCCTCGACACGCTCAGCGGTGAGAGGACGTTCGAGGTGATCTTCGATGCGGTCGAGGTGCACGCGGGTGACCAGCTGGGCGCGCCTGGGCGCGGCCGGGGCGCGCTGGCCGCGGCGCTGACCGCCGGCGCCCTGGCACGCACGGCCGAGATGGTCGGCGCGGCCCAGCGGGTGCTGGACCTGGCGGTGGAGCACGCTCGGACCCGCGTGCAGGGTGGCCGCCCCATCGGCGGCTACCAGGCGATCCAGCACGCCTGCGCGGATCTCGTGCGCGACGTCGATGCCTCGCGCGGACTGCTCCACGTCGCCGCCTGGAAGGTGAGCGAAGGCCTCGAGGCCGGGCTCGACGTGGCCACGGCCAAGGCGTACGCGGGCGAGGCCTGCCTGGCGGTCGCGCGCCGCGCCCACCAGATCTTCGGCGCCATCGGCTACTGCGAGGAGCACCCCCTGCACCTGCTCCACAAGCGCATCCAGGCGGCGAGCGTGGATTTCGGCGACACCGCGCTGCACCTGGAGACCGTCGCCCGGCAGATCGGCCTGCGCTGA